One segment of Nostoc flagelliforme CCNUN1 DNA contains the following:
- a CDS encoding sensor histidine kinase → MDFSQTLIAKSDAILDQWVEAVYQDQQIEATNELTFKAVRDSLPRVLKALATVLSESETSDLQTVVDASLEHGTLRAQQGFEPEEIAREYRLLRFVIFSFLEEDLLQGSAQEVLRAVRLIDTVIDEAIARCFNSYTQGRLQELKQLQSQLRLTNQELTRLVRANKDSLSHLAHELKTPLTSIIGYADLFLRQQRQQPELKDTHANLESIERVLKNGRLLVRLINDTLEISRYDAGQMKLQPTLTDVRSLINFVLEMIEPLARAKELSLVVECDRAPNQVITDPLRLQQILTNLLSNAIRYTESGSIHLECWTVSQQQWAISVTDSGIGISPDAQAQIFNPYFREVTTPQVQSSDGTGLGLAIVSRLVQLMDGEIKVDSQLGKGSTFTVILPLEALAYDQG, encoded by the coding sequence ATGGATTTTAGTCAGACTCTAATTGCAAAAAGTGATGCCATTCTCGATCAATGGGTAGAAGCGGTTTACCAAGATCAACAAATTGAAGCTACTAATGAACTTACTTTCAAAGCTGTACGGGATAGCTTACCCCGCGTTTTGAAAGCATTAGCAACAGTACTTTCTGAATCTGAAACGAGCGATTTGCAGACAGTAGTAGATGCAAGTTTAGAACACGGCACACTCCGCGCTCAACAGGGATTTGAACCAGAGGAAATTGCGCGAGAGTATCGTTTACTGCGGTTTGTGATTTTTTCCTTTTTAGAAGAAGATTTATTACAAGGATCTGCACAAGAGGTACTAAGGGCTGTTCGCCTGATTGATACAGTAATTGATGAAGCGATCGCGCGTTGCTTTAACAGTTATACTCAAGGACGATTACAAGAGCTTAAACAACTCCAAAGTCAATTGCGGTTGACTAACCAAGAACTAACTCGTTTGGTTCGCGCTAATAAAGATAGTCTCTCTCATTTGGCTCATGAACTGAAAACGCCCCTCACCTCAATCATCGGTTACGCAGATTTATTTCTGCGCCAGCAGCGTCAACAACCAGAACTTAAAGACACCCATGCAAATCTTGAAAGTATCGAGCGAGTTCTCAAGAATGGTAGACTTCTTGTCCGGTTAATTAACGATACTCTGGAAATTTCGCGCTATGATGCCGGACAGATGAAATTGCAGCCTACCTTAACCGATGTGCGTAGTTTAATCAACTTTGTTTTAGAGATGATTGAACCATTAGCGCGTGCTAAAGAATTATCCTTGGTTGTTGAATGCGATCGCGCCCCAAATCAAGTTATCACAGATCCGCTTCGGCTTCAGCAAATTTTGACAAATCTGCTGAGTAATGCAATTCGCTACACAGAATCTGGTTCAATTCATTTGGAGTGCTGGACGGTATCTCAACAGCAGTGGGCTATCTCCGTTACTGATAGTGGTATTGGTATTTCTCCAGATGCTCAAGCACAAATCTTCAATCCTTATTTTCGGGAAGTAACTACTCCCCAAGTGCAAAGTTCTGATGGTACAGGATTAGGTTTGGCAATAGTCTCTCGATTGGTTCAGTTAATGGATGGTGAAATTAAAGTAGATTCACAGCTAGGAAAAGGATCTACATTTACAGTAATTTTGCCATTAGAAGCGCTCGCCTATGACCAGGGCTGA
- a CDS encoding DHA2 family efflux MFS transporter permease subunit, producing MATNIKSSSFDEFGYVQGPLKWAIAFTASLGAILEVIDTSIVNVALTDIQASLGATVSEVGWVVTGYAIANVVLIPLSAWLGDYFGRKTYFIFSLIGFTLASVLCGLAFNLPMLVFSRILQGLCGGGLLAKAQAILFETFPPAEQGLAQAVFGVGVIAGPAIGPTLGGFLVDGLGWRWIFFVNIPFGIIAVAMSFMFLPKDKEKNETQSQAVDWFGIGFLIVAIGSMQTLLEEGEQDDWFSSGFITTLAIASIIGLGLFIWYELRIAHPAVDLRVLRHRSLAAGSILSAVVGMGLYGALFAVPIFAQSVLHFTATQTGLLLAPGALASAIVMVLLGKLSTKIDARILIAMGAVGTSGVMFQLAALTPQTGTDDLFWPLVWRGAFTVLMFLPLSLATLGGLPKQDISAGSGFYNLTRQLGGSIGIALLTTLLDRREAFHRAILLTKLSPYDPETNQRLDVLNGALQSQGMDATTAQQQALALLSQTVDTQAAVLSYADCFRVVGLLFICSLPMLLFLGKGGAGAKAPIGH from the coding sequence ATGGCTACCAATATTAAAAGTTCTAGTTTTGACGAATTTGGTTATGTGCAGGGGCCATTGAAGTGGGCGATCGCTTTTACGGCTTCCCTGGGTGCAATTTTAGAAGTTATTGATACCAGTATTGTTAACGTTGCCCTGACTGATATACAAGCCAGCCTTGGTGCAACTGTCAGCGAAGTAGGCTGGGTAGTAACTGGATATGCGATCGCAAATGTCGTGTTAATTCCCTTATCTGCATGGCTAGGAGATTACTTTGGACGCAAAACCTACTTCATATTTTCGTTGATTGGTTTTACCCTTGCCTCGGTTTTATGCGGGTTGGCATTCAATTTACCGATGCTAGTTTTTTCTCGAATACTTCAAGGTTTATGTGGTGGCGGATTGCTAGCGAAAGCCCAAGCAATTTTATTCGAGACTTTCCCACCTGCTGAACAGGGTTTGGCACAGGCAGTTTTTGGGGTAGGTGTAATTGCCGGCCCAGCTATCGGCCCAACTTTAGGGGGATTCCTGGTAGATGGTTTGGGTTGGCGCTGGATTTTCTTTGTTAATATTCCCTTCGGGATCATTGCAGTGGCGATGTCCTTCATGTTTCTGCCCAAAGACAAAGAAAAAAACGAGACACAAAGCCAAGCCGTCGATTGGTTCGGGATTGGGTTTTTGATTGTCGCTATTGGCTCTATGCAAACTTTGTTAGAGGAAGGAGAGCAAGACGATTGGTTTTCCTCTGGTTTCATCACCACGTTAGCGATCGCCAGTATTATCGGATTGGGACTATTTATTTGGTACGAGTTGAGAATAGCCCATCCTGCCGTTGATTTGAGAGTTTTACGTCACCGATCTTTAGCTGCTGGGAGTATTTTATCAGCAGTGGTGGGGATGGGGCTTTATGGCGCACTCTTTGCTGTACCCATTTTCGCCCAGAGCGTACTGCACTTTACGGCAACGCAGACAGGACTATTATTAGCGCCTGGTGCTTTAGCATCTGCGATCGTCATGGTTCTATTAGGTAAGCTATCCACCAAAATCGATGCCAGAATTTTAATAGCAATGGGTGCTGTGGGAACATCTGGAGTCATGTTTCAACTAGCAGCACTTACCCCACAAACAGGTACAGATGATTTATTTTGGCCATTAGTATGGCGTGGGGCTTTTACTGTATTGATGTTTCTCCCCTTAAGTCTGGCAACTTTAGGAGGACTACCCAAGCAAGATATTTCTGCTGGCTCTGGTTTCTACAACCTCACCCGACAACTAGGTGGTAGCATAGGCATTGCCCTACTCACCACTCTGCTTGACCGACGAGAGGCTTTTCATCGAGCCATACTGTTAACAAAGCTTAGTCCTTATGATCCAGAAACCAATCAGCGCCTCGATGTACTCAACGGGGCACTCCAAAGCCAAGGTATGGATGCAACAACGGCTCAACAACAAGCATTAGCTTTATTAAGTCAAACGGTAGATACCCAAGCTGCTGTTTTATCTTACGCAGATTGCTTTCGAGTGGTAGGCTTGCTGTTCATTTGCTCATTACCCATGTTACTATTCTTGGGTAAAGGCGGTGCAGGAGCGAAAGCGCCAATTGGTCACTAG
- a CDS encoding glycosyltransferase, protein MPDTKISAIICTHNRDTYLGAAIDSLLGQDFAADFEIVVVDNGSSDRTREVVEQRTQNPRLKYVFEPTIGLSVARNTGAKVASGDILAYLDDDAVASKGWLQVLYFAYYNNSKLAIAGGKVTLIWPQGIEQPRWLSPGLAANLGAYDLGDSIIYIDQPGSTPRGLNYSIRRSFLEEIGGFDPHLGRVGKNLLSNEELQMTEFALQRNWQVAYLPEALVAHNVAPERLQRSWFLNRGWWQGISECYREQLAGKAGIAQLQRGSERFVRGLYKALQYFSDPAERFDKLVYAYGQIGYLNAAIQGLLSTSNKK, encoded by the coding sequence ATGCCAGACACCAAAATCTCTGCCATTATCTGTACCCACAATCGAGATACCTATTTAGGGGCTGCAATTGATAGTCTTTTAGGGCAGGATTTTGCTGCTGACTTTGAAATTGTGGTAGTTGATAATGGATCTAGCGATCGCACTCGTGAGGTTGTAGAACAAAGAACCCAAAATCCGCGCCTGAAGTATGTATTTGAACCCACCATTGGTTTATCTGTCGCCCGCAACACAGGTGCAAAAGTAGCTAGTGGTGATATTCTTGCTTATTTAGATGACGATGCCGTTGCGAGCAAGGGCTGGCTACAAGTTTTATATTTTGCCTATTACAATAATTCTAAACTAGCGATCGCAGGTGGCAAAGTCACTCTCATCTGGCCCCAAGGAATCGAGCAACCACGGTGGCTATCTCCAGGACTAGCTGCAAATCTCGGTGCATACGATTTGGGTGACAGTATCATCTACATCGATCAACCTGGTTCAACACCTAGAGGCTTAAATTACTCCATCCGGCGCAGTTTCCTAGAAGAAATTGGCGGTTTTGATCCTCATCTCGGTCGAGTGGGGAAAAATCTACTATCAAATGAAGAACTGCAAATGACTGAATTTGCCCTACAGCGTAATTGGCAAGTCGCTTATCTTCCCGAAGCGCTGGTTGCTCACAATGTTGCTCCAGAACGCCTCCAACGCTCCTGGTTTTTAAACCGGGGCTGGTGGCAGGGTATCAGTGAATGCTATCGAGAACAACTCGCTGGTAAAGCTGGAATCGCTCAATTGCAACGAGGTAGCGAACGGTTTGTGCGCGGCTTGTATAAGGCATTGCAATATTTTTCTGATCCAGCAGAACGGTTTGACAAACTTGTATATGCTTATGGTCAGATTGGTTACTTAAATGCTGCTATTCAAGGTCTTTTATCCACATCAAATAAGAAATAA
- a CDS encoding TetR/AcrR family transcriptional regulator has translation MSKQINSPSGRPRSIHADQAILQATLDLLAEVGYESMSIEAIASRAGVGKTTIYRRYTSKEELVADAIESLRDDLAIPDTASFWGDMDILINNAAKKIDSSLGRQTLALIISTASSNPQFAEVYWTKYTKLRREAFSKVLERAKCRGEIHKDADVDLIIDLVSGSLYYALIFKPTTEPVEAYMRRTINLLLKGIGNGA, from the coding sequence ATGAGTAAGCAAATCAACAGCCCCTCTGGACGACCACGCAGCATCCACGCTGATCAGGCTATTCTGCAAGCGACTTTGGATCTGCTTGCAGAGGTAGGATATGAAAGCATGAGTATAGAAGCGATCGCTTCTCGTGCTGGAGTTGGTAAAACGACCATCTATCGGCGTTACACTTCCAAAGAAGAACTAGTTGCAGACGCGATAGAAAGTTTGAGAGATGATTTAGCGATCCCCGATACTGCCAGCTTTTGGGGAGACATGGATATCCTAATCAATAATGCCGCCAAAAAAATAGATAGTTCTCTTGGTCGTCAGACACTCGCCTTGATAATTAGTACAGCGTCTAGCAATCCTCAGTTTGCAGAGGTTTACTGGACAAAATATACAAAACTCCGACGTGAAGCCTTTTCTAAAGTACTTGAGCGTGCCAAGTGTAGAGGTGAAATACACAAGGATGCAGACGTAGACCTGATTATCGATCTGGTGAGCGGGTCCCTATATTATGCACTGATCTTCAAACCCACAACCGAGCCAGTAGAAGCGTACATGCGCCGCACCATAAATCTTCTCCTCAAAGGTATTGGGAATGGGGCATAG
- a CDS encoding RelA/SpoT family protein: MSSLAINSSIDLTIPEWLKKCLKESSTSSGAPEDDRKHSDAVLIGRAFEFAYQLHQGQYRKSGEPYIAHPVAVADLLHDLGGSAAMIAAGFLHDVVEDTEVTSQEIEERFGAEVRQLVEGVTKLSKINFTSKTESQAENFRRMFLAMAQDIRVIVVKLADRLHNMRTLQYMSEASRRRSAQETRDIFAPLANRLGIWRIKWELEDLAFKYLEPEAFRQMQELVSEKRTAREEKLAKATKMLQERLQQAGIRFQDISGRPKHLYSIYQKMHRQQKEFHEIYDLAALRIIVQSNEECYRALAVVHDAFRPIPGRFKDYIGLPKPNRYQSLHTGVIGLTGRPLEVQIRTIEMHHIAEYGIAAHWKYKETGGSSISHLTGTDDKFTWLRQLLEWQTDLKDAQEYLDSIKDNLFEDDVYVFTPKGDVVPLSPGSTTVDFAYRIHTEVGNHCSGARVNGRMVSLSTRLHNGDIVEVLTQKNCHPSLDWLNFVRSSAAKYRIKQWYKRSRREENVARGRELLEKELGKTGFDSLLKSDAMETVAQKCNYHSVDDLLAGLGYGEVTLNLVLNRWREVAKAQQPISTVSPFIPKEPTTSKALRDAPAPISRASDSPIIGVEGLVYYLAGCCTPIPGEPIIGVVTRGRGISIHRQGCNNLETVEYERLVPVKWNPAAENSGRPHTYPVDVQIEALDRVGVLKDILSRLSDQGINVRHAQVKTSAGQPALIDLGIDIRDRSQLEQVFVQIKKMSDILNIRRVGQIDE, encoded by the coding sequence ATGAGCAGTCTAGCTATAAATTCATCAATTGATCTAACCATTCCGGAATGGTTAAAGAAATGTTTGAAGGAGTCATCCACAAGTAGCGGCGCACCGGAAGATGACCGAAAGCATAGTGATGCAGTCTTAATTGGTCGCGCATTTGAATTTGCTTACCAACTGCATCAAGGTCAATACCGCAAATCGGGAGAACCATACATCGCTCATCCCGTTGCTGTAGCCGACTTGCTGCATGACTTGGGAGGCAGTGCTGCTATGATAGCAGCTGGATTTCTTCATGATGTCGTTGAAGATACAGAAGTAACAAGTCAAGAAATAGAAGAACGCTTTGGCGCAGAAGTGCGGCAATTGGTTGAAGGTGTCACCAAGCTTTCTAAAATCAATTTCACCAGCAAAACCGAAAGTCAAGCCGAAAACTTCCGGCGGATGTTTTTGGCAATGGCGCAAGATATTCGGGTAATTGTGGTGAAATTGGCAGATCGTTTGCATAATATGCGAACTTTACAATACATGTCAGAGGCCAGCCGTCGCCGCAGTGCCCAAGAAACGCGAGATATCTTTGCACCCTTAGCCAATCGCTTGGGGATTTGGCGAATTAAATGGGAACTGGAAGATTTGGCTTTTAAGTATTTGGAACCGGAAGCTTTCCGTCAAATGCAGGAGCTTGTTTCCGAAAAACGGACGGCGCGAGAAGAGAAATTGGCTAAAGCTACGAAAATGTTGCAAGAGCGTTTGCAGCAAGCTGGAATCCGCTTTCAGGATATTAGCGGTCGTCCCAAGCACCTTTATAGCATTTACCAAAAAATGCACCGCCAACAAAAGGAATTTCATGAAATTTACGATTTGGCGGCGCTGCGGATTATTGTTCAAAGCAATGAGGAATGCTATCGGGCGTTGGCGGTGGTTCATGATGCTTTTCGCCCAATTCCTGGGAGATTTAAAGACTATATTGGGCTGCCAAAACCTAACCGTTACCAGTCGTTGCATACTGGGGTGATTGGCTTAACTGGCCGTCCTTTAGAGGTGCAAATTCGGACAATCGAAATGCATCATATCGCCGAGTATGGGATTGCCGCCCATTGGAAGTACAAAGAAACCGGAGGTTCTAGTATTAGCCATTTGACAGGGACGGACGACAAGTTTACTTGGCTGCGACAACTGCTCGAATGGCAAACTGATCTCAAGGATGCACAAGAATATCTTGATAGCATCAAAGATAATCTATTTGAAGATGATGTCTATGTCTTCACCCCTAAGGGGGATGTTGTTCCTTTAAGCCCAGGTTCCACCACTGTAGATTTTGCATATCGCATTCATACGGAAGTGGGAAACCATTGTTCAGGGGCGCGGGTGAATGGGCGAATGGTATCTTTGTCAACGCGGCTACACAATGGCGATATTGTAGAAGTTCTCACCCAAAAGAACTGCCATCCAAGTTTGGATTGGTTGAACTTTGTCAGAAGTTCGGCGGCGAAATATCGAATAAAACAATGGTACAAGCGATCGCGCCGGGAAGAAAATGTCGCCCGTGGGCGGGAATTGTTAGAAAAGGAACTCGGTAAAACTGGTTTTGATAGTTTGCTGAAGTCGGATGCGATGGAGACTGTCGCGCAAAAGTGTAACTACCACAGTGTGGACGATTTACTCGCTGGTTTGGGTTACGGAGAAGTGACATTGAACTTGGTGCTAAATCGTTGGCGAGAAGTGGCGAAGGCACAACAACCAATTTCCACCGTGTCGCCATTTATCCCCAAAGAACCAACTACATCAAAAGCTTTGCGGGATGCACCTGCACCTATCTCCCGCGCCAGTGATTCGCCAATTATTGGGGTAGAGGGGCTGGTGTATTATTTAGCTGGGTGTTGTACCCCGATTCCTGGCGAACCAATTATTGGTGTGGTGACGCGAGGTAGGGGGATTTCGATTCATCGCCAAGGCTGCAATAATCTGGAGACTGTGGAATATGAGCGCTTAGTACCAGTTAAATGGAACCCAGCCGCCGAAAATAGTGGTCGTCCGCACACGTACCCAGTAGATGTTCAAATTGAAGCTCTTGACCGCGTAGGGGTACTAAAGGATATTTTGTCACGGTTGAGTGACCAAGGAATTAATGTCCGCCATGCTCAGGTGAAAACCTCTGCTGGTCAACCTGCATTAATCGACTTAGGAATAGATATACGCGATCGCTCTCAATTAGAGCAAGTGTTTGTCCAAATTAAGAAAATGAGCGACATTTTGAATATCCGCCGCGTTGGTCAAATTGACGAGTAA
- the hpsU gene encoding hormogonium polysaccharide biosynthesis acetyltransferase HpsU, translating to MTNDPFVDLRKYDQSWFDRGRPGWYILLWWLVQAIAFPLTPQPLNILRCALLRLFGARIGKGVLIRPTARFTYPWKVTVGNHSWIGDNVVLYSLDQIRIGEHCVISQKSYLCTGSHDIQDPAFGLKTASITIDNGAWVAADCFVGPGVQIGANAVIGARSSVFTNMPAGQVCWGSPCRPKMTRIKLDPPKNP from the coding sequence ATGACTAATGACCCTTTCGTAGATTTACGCAAATATGACCAATCCTGGTTTGATCGGGGGCGTCCAGGTTGGTATATTTTATTATGGTGGCTTGTGCAAGCGATCGCCTTTCCCCTGACTCCTCAACCGTTAAATATTCTGCGTTGTGCTTTGCTACGACTATTTGGCGCTCGTATCGGTAAAGGTGTATTAATTCGCCCCACCGCCCGCTTCACCTACCCTTGGAAAGTTACCGTCGGCAACCACAGTTGGATTGGAGATAACGTAGTTTTATATAGCCTCGATCAGATCCGCATCGGTGAACACTGTGTAATTTCGCAAAAAAGCTACCTATGTACTGGTAGTCATGATATCCAAGACCCTGCCTTTGGGTTGAAAACAGCGAGTATCACCATTGACAATGGTGCATGGGTAGCAGCAGATTGTTTCGTTGGGCCGGGAGTGCAAATCGGCGCTAATGCTGTGATTGGCGCTCGTAGTAGTGTTTTTACTAATATGCCTGCTGGGCAGGTTTGTTGGGGAAGCCCCTGTCGTCCAAAGATGACTCGGATAAAACTTGATCCCCCGAAAAACCCGTGA
- a CDS encoding glycosyltransferase family 2 protein: protein MSSKIPVSVLIPAKNEQANLPACLASLSRADEIFVVDSQSTDNSIEIAKSHGVNVVQFNFNGRWPKKKNWSLDSLPFRNEWVLIVDCDERIPPDLWEEIDQAIQNNEYTGYYLNRRVFFLGKWIRYGGKYPDWNLRLFQHKKGRYENLHTEDIPNTGDNEVHEHVILQGKVGYLKNDMLHEDFRDLYHWLERHNRYSNWEASVYFNILTGKDDSGTIGANLFGDAVQRKRFLKKVWVHLPFKPILRFVLFYIIQRGFLDGKAGYIYARLLSQYEYQIGVKLYELRNCGGHLNTATTPKEGAGEQENRGVEGELLTIDS, encoded by the coding sequence ATGTCATCTAAAATACCAGTTTCTGTATTAATTCCGGCAAAAAATGAACAAGCAAACTTGCCTGCTTGCCTTGCTAGCCTCAGCAGAGCAGATGAAATATTTGTAGTAGATTCTCAAAGTACTGATAACAGCATTGAAATTGCTAAAAGTCACGGTGTAAATGTCGTACAATTCAACTTCAATGGACGCTGGCCTAAAAAGAAAAATTGGTCTTTAGATAGTCTACCTTTTCGTAACGAATGGGTACTAATTGTAGATTGCGATGAGCGCATCCCTCCCGATCTTTGGGAAGAAATTGACCAAGCAATTCAAAACAATGAATATACAGGTTATTATCTCAACCGCCGCGTATTTTTCTTAGGAAAATGGATTCGTTATGGCGGGAAATATCCCGATTGGAATCTACGTTTATTTCAACATAAAAAAGGTCGCTACGAAAACCTACATACAGAAGATATTCCCAATACTGGTGATAACGAAGTTCACGAACATGTGATTTTGCAGGGCAAAGTTGGGTACCTCAAAAATGATATGCTCCACGAGGACTTCCGCGACCTTTATCACTGGTTAGAACGACACAACCGCTATTCCAACTGGGAAGCCAGCGTTTATTTTAATATTCTCACAGGTAAAGATGATAGCGGCACTATTGGCGCGAATCTATTTGGTGATGCAGTGCAACGCAAGCGCTTTTTGAAAAAAGTCTGGGTACACCTGCCATTTAAACCCATTTTACGGTTTGTTTTATTTTATATTATTCAACGCGGTTTTTTGGATGGCAAAGCCGGATATATATATGCACGCTTGCTGAGTCAATATGAATATCAAATTGGCGTTAAACTCTACGAATTACGCAACTGTGGTGGTCACTTAAATACTGCAACTACCCCGAAGGAAGGAGCAGGCGAACAGGAAAACAGAGGAGTAGAGGGAGAGCTATTGACCATTGACTCCTAA
- the patD gene encoding heterocyst frequency control protein PatD, giving the protein MSLNREKYLALVTLLEQLRSDATTTPIVASELRQRVASLQQFFGQQIVPLADENWRVQSYQTEISKQLRLLAIDVMFLQGARQASTAQTRLQTISDRLTTLIQYCNAILQPEAEGEK; this is encoded by the coding sequence ATGTCTTTAAACCGTGAGAAATATTTGGCACTCGTAACCTTGCTAGAGCAATTACGCTCCGATGCCACAACTACTCCAATCGTTGCGTCCGAACTGCGACAGCGTGTAGCCTCGTTGCAGCAATTTTTCGGGCAGCAAATTGTGCCTTTGGCTGATGAAAACTGGCGAGTGCAGTCTTATCAAACCGAAATTAGCAAGCAATTGCGCTTGTTGGCAATAGATGTGATGTTTTTGCAAGGAGCGCGGCAAGCATCTACTGCACAAACGAGACTTCAAACGATTAGCGATCGCTTGACAACCCTCATTCAATACTGTAATGCCATCTTGCAACCAGAAGCGGAAGGAGAAAAATAA
- a CDS encoding nuclear transport factor 2 family protein, which translates to MTQDSENTLKVARQAFENLTHGMATGEWEALLDMFTEDFTLWFPMGKFHGLNVGKERAREFFQYVSESFSPGLNLTSLDRVTSSETTAVFEFQDEGLLFGQPYKNRVAVSFDVRGDKICSYREYFGSDGKSN; encoded by the coding sequence ATGACACAAGATTCAGAAAATACTTTAAAAGTTGCTCGGCAGGCATTTGAGAATCTGACACATGGTATGGCAACAGGAGAGTGGGAAGCATTGTTAGATATGTTCACAGAAGATTTTACCCTTTGGTTTCCAATGGGAAAATTTCACGGTTTGAATGTAGGAAAAGAGCGAGCTAGAGAATTTTTCCAGTACGTTTCTGAATCATTCAGTCCTGGTTTGAACTTGACTAGTTTAGACCGTGTTACTAGCAGTGAAACGACGGCTGTCTTTGAGTTTCAGGATGAGGGGCTTTTATTCGGACAGCCTTACAAAAATCGGGTAGCAGTTTCTTTTGATGTGCGTGGAGACAAAATTTGCAGCTATAGGGAATACTTTGGCAGCGATGGAAAATCGAATTAA
- the cobU gene encoding bifunctional adenosylcobinamide kinase/adenosylcobinamide-phosphate guanylyltransferase yields the protein MGKIILVTGPARSGKSEWAETLAMQSGKAVVYVATATDNPDDEEWHQRILEHQQRRPQDWLTLSVPVELSATLADAKPYTCLLVDSLGTWVANLLEEDESSWENIVAELLETVDLVAADMLFVAEEVGWGVIPAYPLGRAFRDRLGSLVRQLGVLSNTVYLVTGGHVLNLSRLGYPLPNRGEGEVRSQDS from the coding sequence TTGGGTAAAATCATCTTAGTAACAGGGCCAGCACGATCTGGTAAAAGTGAATGGGCGGAAACTCTGGCTATGCAGTCAGGAAAAGCTGTTGTTTACGTAGCAACAGCCACCGATAACCCAGATGACGAAGAATGGCATCAACGCATTTTAGAACATCAACAACGTCGTCCCCAAGACTGGCTAACTTTATCTGTACCAGTGGAATTGTCTGCTACCCTCGCCGATGCCAAACCTTATACCTGTCTTTTAGTTGATTCTTTAGGAACTTGGGTTGCGAATCTCTTAGAAGAGGACGAATCTAGCTGGGAAAACATCGTTGCAGAGTTGTTAGAGACAGTGGATCTGGTTGCTGCTGATATGCTGTTTGTAGCAGAAGAGGTTGGTTGGGGTGTGATACCAGCTTATCCCCTTGGGAGGGCATTCCGCGATCGCCTGGGTTCTTTAGTACGCCAGCTAGGTGTACTTAGTAATACTGTTTATTTAGTTACAGGTGGTCATGTTCTCAATCTCAGCAGGCTTGGTTACCCATTGCCAAATAGAGGGGAAGGAGAAGTGAGGAGTCAAGATTCTTAA